The following proteins come from a genomic window of Desulfobacterales bacterium:
- a CDS encoding NifB/NifX family molybdenum-iron cluster-binding protein, translated as MKIAIPLANGKLTVHFGHCQEFALVEVEGEQIRKQETLVPPPHEPGVLPNWLHQLGADVIIAGGMGQRAVGLLGDKGIKVITGAPELPPEKLVQSYLDNTLMTGINACDH; from the coding sequence ATGAAAATTGCCATACCATTGGCCAATGGAAAATTAACTGTCCATTTTGGGCATTGCCAGGAATTTGCACTTGTAGAGGTTGAAGGCGAACAAATCAGAAAACAGGAAACGCTTGTTCCTCCGCCGCACGAGCCCGGAGTGCTGCCGAATTGGCTGCACCAGCTGGGCGCCGACGTGATCATTGCCGGCGGCATGGGGCAACGCGCTGTTGGCCTTTTGGGCGACAAAGGTATCAAAGTGATTACCGGTGCACCTGAGCTGCCGCCGGAGAAACTCGTTCAAAGCTACCTGGACAACACGCTGATGACCGGTATTAATGCCTGTGACCATTAG
- a CDS encoding L-threonylcarbamoyladenylate synthase — protein MNPSNIRRINSEKPEPAIIEEAADVIQQGGVVVFPTRCLYGLGANAFDASAVKRVSLIKQRPADNPILTLIDSKQRLDELAASIPPVADVLMQAFWPGRLTLVFEARKSLSQQLTAGSGKIGVRLPGHPVAYALTSQSSTALTGTSANISGRPGCHRVEDLDDPIAGQVDLILDGGMLKGGVGSTVIDITQNPPQILREGQVSAEEIRYCLSQR, from the coding sequence ATGAATCCATCAAACATTCGAAGGATCAATTCCGAAAAGCCCGAGCCTGCAATTATCGAAGAGGCGGCTGATGTGATTCAGCAGGGTGGGGTGGTGGTGTTTCCCACCCGCTGCCTTTACGGGTTGGGCGCTAACGCCTTTGATGCCAGCGCGGTCAAGCGGGTATCTCTTATCAAACAGCGCCCGGCCGACAATCCGATCCTGACGTTGATTGATTCCAAACAGCGGCTTGACGAGCTGGCGGCGAGCATTCCGCCGGTCGCCGATGTTCTGATGCAGGCATTTTGGCCCGGCCGGCTGACCCTGGTCTTTGAAGCCCGCAAAAGCCTGTCGCAGCAATTAACCGCCGGCAGCGGTAAAATCGGAGTGCGTCTGCCCGGGCATCCGGTGGCATATGCGCTAACCAGTCAGAGCAGCACGGCGCTTACCGGCACCAGTGCAAATATATCGGGACGTCCGGGATGTCACCGGGTCGAAGATCTGGACGACCCCATCGCCGGGCAGGTGGATCTGATTCTGGATGGCGGCATGCTCAAAGGCGGTGTCGGATCCACGGTCATCGACATCACCCAGAACCCACCACAAATCCTCCGCGAAGGGCAGGTTTCTGCTGAAGAAATCCGGTATTGCCTCTCTCAAAGGTAG
- a CDS encoding 4Fe-4S binding protein: protein MKELIVISGKGGTGKTSFVAGFASLAENKVLCDADVDAADLHLILNPLVSARADFKSGHTAAIDKNTCDQCGLCRDICQFGAIDENFNINPIDCEGCGVCVYFCPQKAIDFPENTCGEWYVSGTRFGPLVHARLGIAEENSGKLVTLVRQESKRLAEMKEIGLILTDGPPGVGCPVIASIGGASAVLIVAEPTLSGIHDMQRVIELANHFKVPGMVCVNKYDLNLDLTGDIENFARGEGLACLGRIPFDPIFTKAMVQGQSIFEYQKNSNAAQALTIIWNSLSKILNI, encoded by the coding sequence ATGAAAGAACTCATTGTCATCAGCGGAAAAGGCGGCACCGGTAAAACCAGCTTTGTTGCTGGATTTGCATCATTGGCCGAAAACAAGGTTCTGTGTGATGCTGATGTGGATGCTGCAGACCTGCATTTGATTTTGAACCCGCTGGTTTCTGCCCGGGCGGATTTTAAATCGGGTCACACGGCGGCCATTGATAAAAACACTTGCGACCAATGCGGTCTGTGCAGGGATATTTGCCAGTTTGGTGCCATCGATGAAAATTTTAACATCAACCCCATTGATTGCGAGGGTTGCGGCGTGTGTGTCTATTTTTGCCCGCAAAAGGCAATTGATTTTCCGGAAAATACCTGTGGTGAATGGTATGTTTCCGGGACGCGCTTTGGCCCCCTGGTGCATGCCCGCCTCGGAATTGCTGAGGAGAATTCCGGCAAATTGGTGACACTCGTGCGACAGGAATCCAAAAGACTGGCAGAAATGAAAGAGATTGGCCTAATTCTAACAGATGGCCCGCCCGGTGTGGGCTGTCCAGTCATCGCCTCGATCGGCGGTGCCAGCGCCGTGCTGATTGTGGCTGAACCGACCCTTTCAGGCATTCACGATATGCAGCGGGTCATCGAACTGGCAAATCATTTCAAAGTCCCGGGTATGGTGTGCGTGAATAAATACGACCTTAATTTGGATCTGACTGGCGATATTGAAAATTTTGCTCGCGGGGAAGGCCTGGCCTGCCTGGGAAGGATACCGTTTGATCCAATATTTACCAAGGCCATGGTTCAAGGCCAATCCATTTTTGAATACCAAAAAAATTCAAACGCCGCCCAGGCTTTAACGATAATCTGGAACAGCTTATCAAAAATACTCAACATCTAA